From the Burkholderia mayonis genome, one window contains:
- the benC gene encoding benzoate 1,2-dioxygenase electron transfer component BenC, whose amino-acid sequence MEHRIALQFEDGVTRFVTCREGETLADAAYRQQINIPLDCRDGACGTCRCRCESGDYDLPESSYIEDALTAGEAAQRYVLACQTRPRSDCVIDVPASSAACKTGAVRHEGTLSAIERLSASTIHFTIDVDEPAKLAFLAGQYVNFEVPGVGATTRSYSFSSRPGDARVSFLVRNVPGGRMSRYLVDEAAPGQRIAFSGPHGSFYLRDAARPALFLAGGTGIAPFLSMLDVCSARGDAPPVRLVYGVTRDDDLVALDRLGDVERRLGGFEYRTCVADDASAHPRKGYVTAHVEPEWLNDGDVDIYLCGPAPMVDAVQTWLRERGVTPANLYFEKFSSSSAS is encoded by the coding sequence ATGGAACACCGCATCGCACTCCAGTTCGAAGACGGCGTCACCCGCTTCGTCACGTGCCGCGAAGGCGAAACGCTCGCCGACGCCGCGTATCGCCAGCAGATCAACATCCCGCTCGATTGCCGCGACGGCGCATGCGGCACCTGCCGCTGCCGTTGCGAGTCGGGCGATTACGACCTGCCCGAGTCGAGCTACATCGAGGACGCGCTCACCGCCGGCGAGGCCGCGCAGCGCTATGTGCTCGCATGCCAGACGCGCCCGCGTTCCGACTGCGTGATCGACGTGCCCGCATCGTCGGCCGCGTGCAAGACGGGCGCCGTGCGCCACGAAGGCACGCTTTCCGCAATCGAGCGGTTGTCGGCATCGACGATTCATTTCACGATCGACGTCGACGAGCCCGCGAAGCTCGCGTTTCTCGCGGGTCAGTACGTGAACTTCGAGGTCCCGGGCGTCGGCGCGACGACGCGCTCGTATTCGTTCAGCTCGCGGCCGGGCGACGCGCGCGTGTCGTTTCTCGTGCGCAACGTGCCGGGCGGCCGGATGAGCCGCTATCTCGTCGACGAAGCCGCGCCCGGCCAGCGGATCGCATTCTCCGGCCCGCACGGCAGCTTCTATCTTCGCGACGCCGCACGGCCCGCGCTGTTCCTCGCGGGCGGCACCGGCATCGCACCGTTCCTGTCGATGCTCGACGTCTGCTCGGCGCGCGGCGACGCGCCGCCCGTGCGGCTCGTCTACGGCGTCACGCGAGACGACGATCTCGTCGCGCTCGACCGCCTAGGCGACGTCGAACGCCGCCTAGGCGGCTTCGAATACCGGACCTGCGTCGCCGACGACGCGAGCGCGCATCCGCGCAAGGGCTACGTGACCGCGCACGTCGAGCCCGAATGGCTGAACGACGGCGACGTCGACATCTATCTGTGCGGCCCGGCGCCGATGGTCGACGCGGTGCAAACGTGGCTGCGCGAGCGCGGCGTCACGCCGGCCAATCTGTACTTCGAAAAATTCTCGTCGAGCAGCGCGTCATGA
- a CDS encoding 1,6-dihydroxycyclohexa-2,4-diene-1-carboxylate dehydrogenase yields the protein MNTRHAPGRFDHQVMIVTGAAQGIGRGVALRAAREGATTVLVDRADFVHDAAAEIASQGRRTLAVVADLETYAGAETMARAAINAFGRIDVLVNNVGGTIWTKPYDRYEVAQIEAEIRRSLFPTLWCCRAVLPGMIERGGGAIVNVSSIATRSIHRVPYAAAKGGVNALTASLAFEHAAHGIRVNAVAAGGTDAPPRKVPRNAEPQSDDDVRWYREIVDQTLSSSLMHRYGTIDEQVAAVLFLASDEASYMTGSVLPVGGGDQG from the coding sequence ATGAATACTCGCCACGCACCCGGCCGCTTCGACCACCAAGTCATGATCGTCACGGGCGCCGCGCAGGGCATCGGCCGCGGCGTCGCGTTGCGCGCGGCGCGAGAGGGCGCGACGACGGTGCTCGTCGACCGCGCGGATTTCGTCCACGACGCCGCGGCCGAGATCGCGTCGCAGGGCCGCCGAACGCTCGCCGTCGTCGCCGACCTCGAAACGTACGCGGGCGCGGAAACGATGGCGCGCGCGGCGATCAACGCATTCGGCAGGATCGACGTGCTCGTCAACAACGTCGGCGGCACGATCTGGACGAAGCCGTACGACCGCTACGAAGTCGCGCAGATCGAAGCGGAGATCCGCCGCTCGCTGTTCCCGACGCTGTGGTGCTGTCGCGCGGTGCTGCCCGGGATGATCGAGCGCGGCGGCGGCGCGATCGTCAACGTGTCGTCGATCGCGACGCGCAGCATTCATCGCGTGCCGTATGCGGCCGCGAAGGGCGGCGTCAACGCGTTGACCGCGAGTCTCGCGTTCGAGCACGCGGCGCACGGCATACGCGTGAACGCGGTCGCCGCGGGCGGCACCGACGCACCGCCGCGCAAGGTGCCGCGCAACGCCGAACCGCAGAGCGACGACGATGTGCGCTGGTATCGCGAGATCGTCGACCAGACGCTTTCATCGAGCCTGATGCACCGCTACGGGACGATCGACGAGCAGGTCGCCGCGGTCCTGTTTCTCGCGTCGGACGAGGCGTCTTACATGACCGGCTCGGTGCTGCCCGTCGGCGGTGGCGATCAAGGATAA
- a CDS encoding alpha/beta hydrolase has protein sequence MLAGMMLIGSVVTLGVWAGRNPVAVLNAAARRATFVGRFDIVYGAGPRRSLDVYVPAGRGAPAPGGGKPPLVVFFYGGSWQSGRRSDYRFVGEALASRGFVVAIPDYRLYPDAVFPDFVEDAAAAVRWARDHAAELGADPQRLFVAGHSAGAQIATLLATDGRFLDAQGLDKCDLAGVVGLAGPYDFLPLKDATLMRVFPEPVREASQPIRFVDGREPPMLLISGLCDATVKPGNTARFAARVDAAGGAVQIKLYPRVGHALLVGAFGLPMRPFAPVLDDVAAFVRTAPRVRT, from the coding sequence ATGCTGGCAGGAATGATGTTGATCGGATCGGTCGTGACGCTCGGCGTGTGGGCCGGCCGCAACCCGGTAGCCGTGCTGAACGCGGCGGCTCGCCGTGCGACGTTCGTCGGCCGCTTCGACATCGTCTACGGCGCGGGGCCGCGCCGCTCGCTCGACGTTTACGTGCCTGCCGGCCGCGGTGCGCCGGCGCCGGGCGGCGGCAAGCCGCCGCTCGTCGTGTTCTTCTATGGCGGCAGCTGGCAGAGCGGCCGGCGCAGCGACTACCGGTTCGTCGGCGAAGCGCTCGCGTCGCGCGGCTTCGTCGTGGCGATTCCCGATTACCGGCTCTATCCGGACGCGGTGTTTCCGGACTTCGTCGAAGACGCGGCCGCGGCGGTGCGCTGGGCGCGCGATCACGCGGCCGAGCTCGGCGCGGATCCGCAGCGTCTGTTCGTCGCCGGCCACTCGGCGGGCGCGCAGATCGCGACGCTGCTTGCGACCGACGGCCGCTTTCTCGATGCGCAGGGCCTCGACAAGTGCGATCTCGCGGGGGTCGTCGGGCTCGCCGGTCCGTACGATTTCCTGCCATTGAAGGACGCGACGCTGATGCGGGTCTTTCCCGAGCCCGTGCGCGAAGCGAGTCAGCCGATCCGCTTCGTCGACGGCCGCGAGCCGCCGATGCTGCTCATATCGGGCCTGTGCGACGCGACGGTGAAGCCGGGCAACACCGCACGGTTTGCCGCGCGCGTGGACGCCGCGGGCGGCGCGGTGCAGATCAAGCTCTATCCGCGCGTCGGGCACGCGCTGCTCGTCGGCGCGTTCGGCTTGCCGATGCGGCCTTTCGCGCCGGTGCTCGACGACGTCGCTGCGTTCGTGCGCACCGCGCCGCGCGTGCGGACCTGA
- a CDS encoding amino acid permease, whose amino-acid sequence MSSHPNSDSSTAQSNPPQLRRSLKARHLTMIAIGGSIGTGLFVASGASISQAGPGGAMLAYLLIGVMVYCLMMSLGEMAAFMPVSGSFATYGAKYVEEGFGFALGWNYWYNWAVTIAVELVAAQLVMHYWFPDVPGVWWSAAFLGVMFLLNVLTVRGFGEAEYWFALIKVVTVLAFIGVGLLMIFGILEGGPSNGWSNFTIGDAPFAGGLPAMMGVAMIAGFSFQGTELIGVAAGESENPRTTIPRAVRQVFWRILLFYVLAIFVIGVLVPYTDPNLLKSDVTDVGVSPFTLVFRHAGLAFAAGVMNAVILTAVLSAGNSGMYASTRMLYNLATEGRAPKLFAKLSAGGVPRNALYATTAVGALCFLSSLYGDKTVYLWLLNTSGMTGFIAWLGIAVSHYRFRKGFIRQGFSVGQLPYQSNLYPYGPIFAFALCIVIALGQDYQAFLANKIDWVGVLATYVGIPLFLVVWLGYRLFHKTRLVRYEEMDIASWVAEHERAAARDAREAAAVRVPSSPEAAS is encoded by the coding sequence ATGTCATCACACCCGAATTCCGACAGCTCAACCGCACAATCGAATCCCCCTCAGCTGCGCCGCAGCCTGAAAGCCCGTCACCTGACGATGATCGCGATCGGCGGCTCGATCGGCACGGGCCTGTTCGTCGCGTCCGGCGCGTCCATCTCGCAGGCGGGCCCCGGCGGCGCGATGCTCGCGTACCTGCTGATCGGCGTGATGGTCTACTGCCTGATGATGAGCCTGGGCGAGATGGCCGCGTTCATGCCGGTGTCCGGCTCGTTCGCGACCTACGGCGCGAAATACGTCGAAGAGGGCTTCGGCTTCGCGCTCGGCTGGAACTACTGGTACAACTGGGCGGTGACGATCGCCGTCGAGCTCGTCGCCGCGCAGCTCGTCATGCATTACTGGTTCCCGGACGTGCCGGGCGTCTGGTGGAGCGCGGCGTTCCTCGGCGTGATGTTCCTCCTCAACGTGCTGACCGTGCGCGGCTTCGGCGAGGCCGAATACTGGTTCGCGCTGATCAAGGTCGTCACCGTGCTCGCGTTCATCGGCGTCGGCCTGCTGATGATCTTCGGCATCCTGGAGGGCGGCCCGAGCAACGGCTGGAGCAACTTCACGATCGGCGACGCGCCGTTCGCGGGCGGTCTGCCCGCGATGATGGGCGTCGCGATGATCGCCGGCTTCTCGTTCCAGGGCACCGAGCTGATCGGCGTCGCCGCCGGCGAATCGGAAAACCCGCGCACGACGATCCCGCGTGCGGTGCGCCAGGTGTTCTGGCGGATCCTGCTGTTCTACGTGCTCGCGATTTTCGTGATCGGCGTGCTGGTTCCGTATACCGATCCGAATCTGCTGAAGAGCGACGTGACCGACGTCGGCGTGAGCCCGTTTACGCTCGTGTTCCGCCATGCGGGCCTCGCGTTCGCCGCAGGCGTGATGAATGCCGTGATCCTGACCGCGGTGCTGTCGGCCGGCAACTCGGGGATGTATGCATCGACGCGGATGCTCTACAACCTCGCGACCGAAGGCCGCGCGCCGAAACTGTTCGCGAAGCTTTCGGCGGGCGGCGTGCCGCGCAACGCGCTGTACGCGACGACCGCGGTGGGCGCGCTGTGTTTCCTGTCGTCGCTGTACGGCGACAAGACGGTCTATCTGTGGCTGCTGAACACGTCGGGGATGACGGGCTTCATCGCATGGCTCGGCATTGCGGTCAGCCACTATCGATTCCGCAAGGGCTTCATCCGCCAGGGCTTCTCGGTCGGCCAACTGCCGTATCAATCGAACCTTTATCCGTACGGCCCGATCTTCGCGTTCGCGCTGTGCATCGTGATCGCCCTCGGTCAGGACTACCAGGCGTTCCTCGCGAACAAGATCGATTGGGTCGGCGTGCTCGCGACCTACGTCGGCATTCCGCTCTTCCTCGTCGTGTGGCTCGGCTACCGGCTCTTCCACAAGACCCGTCTCGTTCGCTACGAAGAGATGGATATCGCGTCGTGGGTCGCCGAGCACGAACGCGCGGCGGCGCGCGATGCACGCGAAGCGGCGGCCGTGCGCGTGCCGTCGAGTCCTGAAGCGGCGTCGTAG
- a CDS encoding metal-dependent hydrolase has product MNAIVRRDIRFALPPDRICDWHAEGVGVTHLFNALSLLFPAGERFFMDSVRNYRDRIEEPNLKRDIAGFIGQEAMHTREHVEFNDLLQAAGMPAHKLDKRLWTVLGWFKKVLPHSAQLAITMALEHYTAMFTGLVLANRITTSDVDGYRQMWMWHSMEETEHKAVAYDVWRTVMKPNLKNYLVRTGAMGLVTVVFWATLFDFNTRLLIAHRRRIGKGLGIGKLVKYLWSPRNGIFALIAREWIDYFRPGFHPWDHDNSVHLERLDDLIAEIDASNARQAAKAAPRRVPLHPVPRAV; this is encoded by the coding sequence GTGAATGCTATTGTCCGTCGCGATATCCGCTTCGCCCTGCCGCCCGATCGCATCTGCGACTGGCATGCCGAAGGCGTAGGCGTGACGCATCTGTTCAACGCGCTGTCGCTGTTGTTCCCTGCCGGCGAGCGCTTCTTCATGGATTCGGTCCGCAACTATCGCGACCGGATCGAGGAACCCAATCTGAAGCGCGACATCGCCGGCTTCATCGGCCAGGAAGCGATGCACACGCGCGAGCACGTCGAGTTCAACGATCTGCTGCAGGCGGCCGGCATGCCGGCGCACAAGCTCGACAAGCGCCTGTGGACGGTGCTCGGCTGGTTCAAGAAGGTGCTGCCGCATTCGGCGCAGCTCGCGATCACGATGGCGCTCGAGCACTACACCGCGATGTTTACGGGCCTCGTGCTCGCGAACCGCATCACGACCAGCGACGTCGACGGCTACCGCCAGATGTGGATGTGGCACTCGATGGAGGAAACCGAGCACAAGGCGGTCGCGTATGACGTGTGGCGCACCGTGATGAAGCCGAACCTGAAGAACTACCTGGTTCGCACGGGCGCGATGGGGCTCGTCACGGTCGTGTTCTGGGCGACGCTGTTCGACTTCAACACGCGCCTGTTGATCGCGCATCGCCGCCGCATCGGCAAGGGCCTCGGCATCGGCAAGCTGGTCAAGTATTTGTGGAGCCCGAGGAACGGCATCTTCGCGTTGATCGCGCGCGAATGGATCGACTACTTCCGACCGGGCTTCCATCCGTGGGACCACGACAACAGCGTGCATCTGGAGCGCCTCGACGATCTGATCGCCGAGATCGACGCAAGCAATGCGCGCCAGGCGGCGAAGGCCGCGCCGCGCCGGGTGCCGCTGCATCCAGTGCCGCGGGCGGTGTAA
- a CDS encoding MBL fold metallo-hydrolase RNA specificity domain-containing protein translates to MKLTFLGATETVTGSKYLLEDAGTRVLIDCGLFQGTKKLRLRNWSPLPVPADSIDAVVLTHAHLDHSGYLPVLVREGFSGPVYCTHGTAELAEIMLMDSARLLEEEADFANRHGYSKHHPALPLYTVDDARRALQRLAPREFDAPTPLPGNLHFRFLPAGHILGAASVVVCWRHTLIAFSGDLGRPHDPIMRAPVPPVHADYLVVESTYGDRLHDASDPEAELADVFSKTFARGGVVVMPCFTVGRAQEILHYIAQLKKTGRMPHVPVYLDSPMATSVTEIYRRRLSDHRLTMSDADAIGHAATMVRTVEQSKAIADHNGPMVIIAGSGMATGGRVLHHLERYAPDSRNTILLVGYQAAGTRGAALAAHEPTVKIHGEYVRVRAQIEMISSLSAHADYSEILAWLGAQSSAPARTFVTHGEPAAADALRRRIEESLHWHCEVPSYLESVELEDAPARAK, encoded by the coding sequence ATGAAACTGACGTTCCTCGGCGCGACGGAAACCGTCACGGGCTCGAAGTATCTGCTCGAGGACGCCGGGACACGCGTCCTGATCGACTGCGGGCTGTTCCAGGGCACGAAGAAGCTGCGGCTGCGCAACTGGAGCCCGCTGCCCGTGCCCGCCGACTCGATCGACGCCGTCGTGCTCACGCACGCGCATCTCGATCACAGCGGCTATCTGCCCGTGCTCGTGCGCGAAGGCTTCAGCGGGCCGGTCTATTGCACGCACGGCACGGCGGAGCTCGCCGAGATCATGCTGATGGACAGCGCGCGGCTCCTCGAGGAAGAAGCCGATTTCGCAAACCGCCACGGCTATTCGAAGCACCATCCGGCATTGCCGCTCTACACCGTCGACGATGCGCGGCGCGCGCTGCAGCGTCTCGCACCGCGCGAATTCGACGCGCCGACGCCGCTCCCGGGCAATCTGCACTTCCGATTTCTGCCGGCCGGGCACATTCTCGGCGCGGCGAGCGTGGTCGTCTGCTGGCGGCACACGCTGATCGCGTTCTCGGGCGATCTCGGCCGCCCGCACGATCCGATCATGCGCGCGCCCGTGCCGCCCGTTCACGCGGATTATCTCGTCGTCGAATCGACGTACGGCGACCGGCTGCACGACGCGAGCGATCCCGAGGCCGAGCTCGCCGACGTGTTCTCGAAGACGTTCGCGCGCGGCGGCGTAGTCGTGATGCCGTGCTTCACGGTCGGGCGCGCGCAGGAGATCCTCCACTACATCGCCCAGTTGAAGAAGACGGGCCGGATGCCGCACGTGCCCGTCTACCTCGACAGTCCGATGGCGACGAGCGTCACCGAGATCTACCGGCGGCGCCTGAGCGATCATCGGCTCACGATGTCCGATGCGGACGCGATCGGCCATGCGGCGACGATGGTGCGCACCGTCGAGCAATCGAAGGCCATCGCCGATCACAACGGGCCGATGGTGATCATCGCGGGCAGCGGGATGGCGACGGGCGGCCGCGTGCTGCACCATCTCGAGCGCTACGCGCCCGACAGCCGCAACACGATCCTGCTCGTCGGCTACCAGGCGGCGGGCACGCGCGGCGCGGCGCTCGCCGCGCACGAGCCGACGGTGAAGATCCACGGCGAATACGTGCGCGTGCGCGCACAGATCGAGATGATCTCGTCGCTGTCCGCGCACGCGGACTACAGCGAGATCCTCGCGTGGCTCGGCGCGCAGTCGAGCGCACCCGCGCGCACGTTCGTCACGCACGGCGAGCCCGCGGCGGCCGACGCGCTGCGCCGCCGGATCGAGGAGTCGCTGCATTGGCATTGCGAAGTGCCGTCCTATCTCGAATCGGTCGAACTGGAAGATGCGCCCGCGCGTGCGAAGTAA
- a CDS encoding beta-ketoacyl-ACP reductase, whose amino-acid sequence MEAKRVAFVTGGMGGLGAAVSRRLHDAGMAVAVSHSERNDHVSTWLMHERDAGRDFKAYGVDVADYESCERCAEKVLADFGKVDVLINNAGITRDATFLKMTKGDWDTVMRTDLDAMFNVTKQFIAGMVERRFGRIVNIGSVNGSRGAFGQANYASAKAGIHGFTKTLALETAKRGITVNTVSPGYLATAMVEAMPQDVLEAKILPQIPVGRLGKPDEVAALIAFLCSDDAAFVTGADLAINGGMHMY is encoded by the coding sequence ATGGAAGCAAAACGCGTGGCGTTTGTGACGGGCGGTATGGGTGGATTGGGCGCGGCGGTCAGCAGGCGGCTGCACGACGCCGGCATGGCCGTGGCGGTATCGCACTCGGAGCGCAACGATCATGTGTCGACGTGGCTCATGCACGAGCGCGACGCCGGGCGCGATTTCAAGGCATACGGTGTCGACGTCGCCGACTACGAGTCGTGCGAGCGTTGCGCGGAGAAGGTGCTCGCCGATTTCGGCAAGGTCGATGTGCTGATCAACAACGCGGGGATCACGCGCGACGCGACGTTCCTGAAGATGACGAAGGGCGACTGGGACACCGTGATGCGCACCGATCTCGATGCGATGTTCAATGTGACGAAACAGTTCATCGCCGGGATGGTCGAGCGGCGCTTCGGACGCATCGTCAACATCGGTTCGGTGAACGGCTCGCGCGGCGCGTTCGGTCAGGCGAACTATGCATCGGCGAAGGCGGGCATCCACGGCTTCACGAAGACGCTCGCGCTCGAGACGGCGAAGCGCGGGATCACGGTCAACACCGTGTCGCCCGGCTATCTCGCGACCGCGATGGTCGAAGCGATGCCGCAGGACGTGCTCGAAGCGAAGATTCTTCCGCAGATTCCGGTCGGCCGGCTCGGCAAGCCCGACGAAGTGGCCGCGCTCATCGCATTCCTGTGCTCGGACGATGCGGCGTTCGTCACCGGCGCCGATCTCGCGATCAACGGCGGGATGCATATGTATTGA
- a CDS encoding helix-turn-helix domain-containing protein, with product MLTASVNEVAPSVVPQRSVFPLHPVAANDAPKQPAIRCSTCAIRDVCMPAGLTPSEFARLDAMVCTTRHVKRGEALFRTHDTFQSIYAVRTGSFKTVVMHRDGREQVTGFQIVGETLGLDGVCGGRHNSDAIALEDSTVCIIPFAQLEAVCREVKPMQHHVHQLMSGEIVRESSLMMLLGTMTAEQRVAAFLLNISERFQKRGYSASEFNLRMTREEIGCYLGMKLETVSRMLSKFQRDKLIAPRGKQIRITDPQGLARV from the coding sequence ATGCTGACCGCCTCAGTCAATGAAGTTGCGCCTTCCGTCGTGCCGCAACGATCCGTGTTCCCGTTGCATCCCGTCGCGGCCAACGACGCGCCGAAGCAGCCAGCGATCCGCTGTTCGACCTGTGCGATACGCGACGTATGCATGCCGGCCGGTCTCACGCCGAGCGAGTTCGCTCGTCTCGACGCGATGGTGTGCACGACGCGCCACGTCAAACGCGGTGAAGCATTGTTTCGCACGCACGACACGTTCCAGAGCATCTATGCGGTACGCACCGGTTCGTTCAAGACGGTCGTCATGCACCGCGACGGCCGCGAGCAGGTGACGGGCTTCCAGATCGTCGGCGAGACGCTCGGCCTCGACGGCGTGTGCGGTGGCCGCCACAACAGCGACGCGATCGCGCTCGAGGACAGCACCGTCTGCATCATTCCATTCGCGCAGCTCGAAGCCGTCTGCCGCGAAGTGAAGCCGATGCAGCACCACGTCCATCAGCTGATGAGCGGCGAGATCGTCCGCGAATCGAGCCTGATGATGCTGCTCGGGACGATGACGGCCGAGCAGCGCGTCGCCGCGTTCCTGCTCAACATTTCCGAGCGATTCCAGAAACGCGGCTATTCGGCGTCGGAGTTCAATCTGCGGATGACGCGCGAGGAGATCGGCTGCTATCTCGGCATGAAGCTCGAGACCGTCAGCCGGATGCTGTCGAAGTTCCAGCGCGACAAGTTGATCGCGCCGCGCGGCAAGCAGATCCGCATCACCGATCCACAGGGGCTCGCGCGCGTGTGA
- a CDS encoding zinc-dependent alcohol dehydrogenase family protein: MRAMVFDGGAPRLREAELPDPVPTAGQLLIDVHACGVCRTDLHVIDGDLRDPKRPVIPGHEIVGAVAALGAGAAGFAIGDRVGVPWLGRTCGHCAYCTSGRENLCDAPGFTGYTIDGGYAERAVADARYCVHLPRRYDDIHAAPLLCAGLIGYRALKMAGPARRIGLYGFGAAAHLVAQIARFQGRSVYAFTRPGDSAAQRLARRLGAAWAGGSDETAPEPLDAALIFASVGALVPAALAAVVKGGIVVCGGIHMSDIPSFSYDLLWGERRIVSVANLTRDDAAEFMRIANDVQLEVEATPYPLTQANQALDDLRSGRLTGAAVLTTR; this comes from the coding sequence ATGCGCGCGATGGTGTTCGACGGCGGCGCGCCGCGGCTGCGCGAAGCGGAGCTGCCGGACCCGGTTCCGACGGCGGGGCAGTTGCTGATCGACGTGCACGCGTGCGGCGTGTGCCGGACCGATCTGCATGTCATCGACGGCGACCTGCGCGATCCGAAGCGGCCGGTGATCCCGGGGCACGAGATCGTCGGCGCGGTCGCCGCGCTCGGCGCGGGCGCGGCGGGCTTCGCGATCGGCGATCGCGTCGGCGTGCCGTGGCTCGGCCGCACGTGCGGGCACTGCGCGTATTGCACGAGCGGCCGCGAGAACCTGTGCGACGCACCGGGCTTCACCGGCTACACGATCGACGGCGGCTATGCGGAGCGCGCGGTCGCCGATGCGCGCTACTGCGTGCACCTGCCGCGCCGCTACGACGACATCCACGCGGCGCCGCTGCTGTGCGCGGGCCTCATCGGCTATCGGGCGCTGAAGATGGCGGGCCCCGCGCGCCGCATCGGCCTGTACGGCTTCGGCGCGGCCGCGCATCTCGTCGCGCAGATCGCGCGTTTCCAGGGGCGCTCCGTCTACGCATTCACGCGGCCGGGCGATAGCGCTGCGCAGCGGCTCGCGCGCCGGCTCGGCGCGGCATGGGCGGGCGGCAGCGACGAAACCGCGCCGGAGCCGCTCGACGCCGCGTTGATTTTCGCCTCGGTCGGCGCGCTCGTGCCGGCCGCGCTCGCGGCGGTCGTGAAAGGCGGCATCGTCGTTTGCGGCGGGATCCACATGTCGGACATTCCGTCGTTTTCGTACGACCTGTTGTGGGGAGAACGGCGGATCGTGTCGGTCGCGAATCTGACGCGCGACGACGCGGCGGAGTTCATGCGGATTGCGAACGACGTGCAGCTCGAAGTCGAGGCGACGCCGTATCCGCTCACGCAGGCGAACCAGGCGCTCGACGATCTGCGCTCGGGGCGCCTGACGGGCGCGGCGGTGCTGACGACGCGCTGA
- a CDS encoding DUF3562 domain-containing protein, giving the protein MHQDTLYDSLLAAAQRRSITERALMHMLDDEITRLADGARVYDYLRVIAIRRVRDRIALPAHAADDMHTRRLGVR; this is encoded by the coding sequence ATGCACCAGGACACGCTTTACGACTCGCTGCTCGCCGCCGCGCAGCGCCGCTCGATCACGGAGAGAGCGTTGATGCACATGCTCGATGACGAAATCACGCGCCTTGCGGATGGCGCGCGCGTCTACGACTATCTGCGCGTGATCGCGATCCGCCGCGTGCGCGATCGCATCGCGTTGCCCGCGCACGCGGCGGACGACATGCACACGCGGCGCCTGGGAGTGCGTTGA
- a CDS encoding c-type cytochrome: MTNSLPNFALACMLSAVCMVAADAAGAQVREPTELVDQQHCMFCHAPNMPFLAPSFHQIAERYRDVPNAAEMLEQKLRRGGRAHWGDTPMPTAPERDGPLSSEDAHTLIQWVMSQ; encoded by the coding sequence ATGACGAACAGTCTGCCGAATTTCGCGCTCGCGTGCATGCTGAGCGCGGTCTGCATGGTCGCGGCCGACGCCGCCGGCGCGCAGGTGCGCGAGCCGACCGAGCTCGTCGACCAGCAGCATTGCATGTTCTGCCATGCGCCGAACATGCCGTTCCTCGCGCCGTCGTTCCATCAGATCGCGGAACGCTATCGCGACGTGCCGAATGCCGCCGAGATGCTCGAGCAGAAACTGCGTCGCGGCGGGCGCGCACACTGGGGCGATACGCCGATGCCGACCGCCCCGGAACGCGACGGCCCGCTTTCGAGCGAAGACGCGCATACTTTGATTCAATGGGTCATGAGCCAGTAG
- a CDS encoding DUF3564 domain-containing protein: MGHEPVARRRRAICKESVVRITIHLDTFASTDPASYAILWIDTAEHKWSREGHAGVELPEWGNIVCQSGTTRVTSADGTHSLCVLEGLDLGAKQRPSEGETGAARWYRHAHHAPIVGEWHVQCVDETVAPAEHELFTGREES; this comes from the coding sequence ATGGGTCATGAGCCAGTAGCGCGGCGTCGCCGCGCAATTTGCAAGGAGTCAGTCGTGCGCATCACCATTCATCTCGATACGTTCGCGTCCACCGATCCGGCCTCCTACGCGATCCTGTGGATCGACACGGCGGAGCACAAATGGTCGCGCGAAGGCCATGCGGGCGTCGAACTGCCCGAGTGGGGCAACATCGTCTGCCAGAGCGGCACGACCCGCGTGACGAGCGCCGACGGCACGCATTCGCTGTGCGTGCTCGAAGGCCTCGATCTCGGCGCGAAGCAACGTCCGTCCGAAGGCGAGACGGGCGCGGCCCGCTGGTATCGGCATGCGCATCACGCGCCCATCGTCGGCGAATGGCACGTGCAATGCGTCGACGAAACTGTCGCGCCCGCCGAGCACGAATTGTTCACGGGGCGCGAGGAGTCCTGA